A window of Halovivax gelatinilyticus genomic DNA:
GTTTTGAATGGGTCTGGTGCGCCCGATCTATATCGTATTTTGTGTGAAATAGTGGTCGCGGGTGGCCATATCCACGAATCAATATATTGATTGAGATAAAAATTAACGGACCTCGATAATCCTTGGAACCCATCCTCACTAATGCGGTTCCACACTCGCTTTGGCAAAGTTACAATCGACATTTCTGATTTGTTGGTGCCTGAAGCAGACCACAACCCCTACTTTGATACCCGTTTAATCCTGTCCCAATGACTCATTTTCGGTTCGTCAAATTAACCGCTGTCTTCCGTATCGGAAGCCGTTTTCGGACAGTACGATTAAATATACACATATCACACTTCTTGTGATGATAATTACAGCCTTCCATTTGAATATGGTTTGGCCGATTGAACTGTCCTGTTACCTGATTAACAATGAATAATTCTCTATTCGCCGGTATATCAAATTGGTATGGGAAGGAAGGGCTCATTGGGTTAAGTAAGCGAGTTTGCTCGTTCGCCTTTGGTGCTGGTGTAGTGATATCTTCATCTGGCAGTTATGAAAACGCACTACTGACGAAATCAGCAATTTTGAATCAGTCGAGTCAACATTCCATTTGGAAAATAGAGTCACCGTTTTGCGACAATTCGGATCTGATTCCTGATTTGACACCTCCGGAGTTCGAATCAACTGAATTGAAGTACGTGGATACACCTTCCTACACGTTAGAATCACAGTTCGTTCTGGAACTTGATCATGTACTCCTTGTTGGTCCACATGCTACTGTAATTACTTCTGACGGTCAAGCTACCGCAGATACTCTCTCTGAACGGGATGATCGGACCCGGTGGATGTTGAACAATGCGATAATTAACCGGCCGAAACTCCTATTTTCGGCACTTCGTCACGGCTCATCTGTAGGCGATACTTCATCACTATCTACAGGGGCAATTTTGTACCATCACTCCCCGAACTACTATCACTGGATTGTTGAGCAGGTATTCAAACTCAGAAATATCGAACATTACGAATATATGACTGGTCGTACCGTCAAATTAATTGTGGGTTCGAACGCTCCATCATTTGTCTTTGAATTTCTGGCACACTGTGGTTACACGACCGACGATATTATTCGATGGGATGGTGAACCATTACGACTTGAGAGAATAATTCTACCAACAGTCCCGGAACCCACTCCGCAGCTTCTCGAATGGGTCGACTCCCGGATAATTCAAACCGTAGATGCCTACTCGGGCAATTCGAGGTGGTTCTATTTGTCTCGACAACACGCAAATCGCTGTCGTCGTGTTGCGAATTTCAACGAGATTGAACCGATTCTTGAGCGACTAGGTATCCAACCGATTCGTCTCGAAGAACTTTCGTTGGAAGATGAACTTGCGATGATGCGTGGAGCAAAGGGAATCATTGGTCCTCACGGCGCAGGATTGACCGCAATGTGCTGGGGCAACAATCTCACGGTCATTGAGCTATTCAACCAAGTTGTCAAAGCACCATATTATAAATTAGCCTCACTCTGCGGGCACGAGTATCGGGCTATCGTCGGTGAAGGAGTTGGGGCTGCAAGCCGAGCCCGAAACAAGGATATTCTCCTCAATTTGGAATCTTTCGAGGCACTCCTTGAGACTGTCATTACCCCGTAATTTCAACCCACTCCGCTAACCGTCGGAAATATAATCGCGTACATCGATTACGTACGACCGCCTCGTCCCGTCGTGTGCGGAATCGATCGAGACAAAGCGGCCGTCAGGACTCCATCGTGGGTGTAAGTCACATCGACGAGTTCCATCAAAGCCAAACGGTGCGAAAAACTCACCGAGGTCGATCGTTCGACCGCTCGCAAGATGAAACAACGTCAACGAACGTCGACGGCGGCGGTCGGGATAGCTGTCCGTCACCACCCACTCGCCGTCTGGCGAGAGGGATGGATGGCCATCTCCGAAGCCGTCGAGTTCGTCAACATACGAGATCTCGTCCGTGGCCACGTTAACAATGTAGTATCCACGACCGAAGCTTTCCGATCCGCCCCACAGGAAAAGCCTGTCCGGGTCGAGCCAGCAGAAGTGCGAGAGAAATCGATTCTCGAGCAGGAGGCTGACGGATCCGTCGCTTTCGGTTACCATGAGTTGGGTGTGTTCTCGCTTTCCATCACGCCATCGGTGAAGAAAGGCGAACCGCTCGCCGTCAGGTGCGT
This region includes:
- a CDS encoding glycosyltransferase family 61 protein; this encodes MNNSLFAGISNWYGKEGLIGLSKRVCSFAFGAGVVISSSGSYENALLTKSAILNQSSQHSIWKIESPFCDNSDLIPDLTPPEFESTELKYVDTPSYTLESQFVLELDHVLLVGPHATVITSDGQATADTLSERDDRTRWMLNNAIINRPKLLFSALRHGSSVGDTSSLSTGAILYHHSPNYYHWIVEQVFKLRNIEHYEYMTGRTVKLIVGSNAPSFVFEFLAHCGYTTDDIIRWDGEPLRLERIILPTVPEPTPQLLEWVDSRIIQTVDAYSGNSRWFYLSRQHANRCRRVANFNEIEPILERLGIQPIRLEELSLEDELAMMRGAKGIIGPHGAGLTAMCWGNNLTVIELFNQVVKAPYYKLASLCGHEYRAIVGEGVGAASRARNKDILLNLESFEALLETVITP